GAGTCCGCTCGCGAGCACGATAGCCTTACCATCGCCACCGAGTTGGCGGCGCACGTGGCGGAAATCCAGCCGAACCTGGTGCTGATGGGCAAGCAGTCCACCGACGGCGACAACAATCAAACGGGGCAAATGCTCGCCGCGAAGCTCGGCTGGCCGCAAGCTACGTTTGCCAGCAAGATTGAGTTGTTCGATGGCGCTGCTTTGGTGACCCGCGAAACCGACAACGGCGAGGAAATGCTCCAACTGCCGTTGCCTAGCGTGGTGACGACCGACCTTCGCCTCAACGAGCCGCGCTACATCGCCATGATGGGCATCATCAAGGCGCGCAGCAAGCCGCTGGACAAGGTCGCCGAAAAGACCACGGCGCAGCCAAAGGTTAAGTATCTGAAGTTTGAAGCGCCCGCACCGCGGGCGGCGGGCCGCAAGGTGGGCAGCGTGGACGAACTCGTCAGCGCGCTCAAGGCTCAAGGGGTGGCGCTGTGAGTCACCTGATCATTGCGTTTGACGCGAGCGATCTCTCGCAGGTCGCGGGTTTTGGTCAAGCGATTGGCGGCGGTTTCGACGTGCTGCTGCTGAGCGGATCGAGCGTTCCGGTGGGCGCGGCCAACGTGCATGTCGCCGGGCTGAACTCGGTGCCGCCCGCCGAAGGATTGGCTGAAGCCGTCCAACTCATCGCCGGAAATTACGAACTCATTTCGCTGGTCAGCAGCATGCGGGCCAAGGACT
The window above is part of the Chthonomonas sp. genome. Proteins encoded here:
- a CDS encoding electron transfer flavoprotein subunit beta/FixA family protein, producing MKVLVPVKRVIDPYAKVRPLSDGSGIDTSGVKFDINPFDEIAVEEAVRMKESNPAVEIIVISIGGAESEEQLRKALAMGADRAILVESAREHDSLTIATELAAHVAEIQPNLVLMGKQSTDGDNNQTGQMLAAKLGWPQATFASKIELFDGAALVTRETDNGEEMLQLPLPSVVTTDLRLNEPRYIAMMGIIKARSKPLDKVAEKTTAQPKVKYLKFEAPAPRAAGRKVGSVDELVSALKAQGVAL